A single window of Brevundimonas vitisensis DNA harbors:
- a CDS encoding ACT domain-containing protein: MSDTIHIQIDRADGSLQRLIGLVERRGFHIDGLSMADEGASRRVQIKVRGRDAGRCTENLGRQIDKLIGARRVTFAPQPYVAPFHNEAAA, translated from the coding sequence ATGAGCGACACCATCCACATCCAGATCGACCGGGCCGATGGCTCCCTGCAGCGCCTGATCGGCCTGGTGGAGCGCCGGGGCTTTCATATCGACGGCCTGTCGATGGCCGACGAAGGGGCCAGCCGCCGGGTCCAGATCAAGGTCCGCGGCCGCGACGCCGGACGCTGCACCGAAAACCTGGGACGGCAGATCGACAAGCTGATCGGGGCCCGGCGCGTGACCTTCGCCCCTCAGCCCTATGTGGCGCCGTTCCATAACGAGGCCGCAGCATGA
- the ilvG gene encoding acetolactate synthase 2 catalytic subunit — protein MAAAAPALKDATQTAPRSGARLLVSTLERLGVEVVFGYPGGAIMPVYDALTGSGLKHILVRHEQGAAFAADAYARATGKVGVCMATSGPGATNLITGIANAMMDSVPMVCITGNVSTAVMGTDAFQEIDILGVTLPIVKHSWIVRDPADIPAVIEEAFHVARSGRPGPVLVDLPKDVQVGMTGEDYGFHIPNETPDLDHAAIAAAEAMIRQATRPLLYVGGGVKIAGATTALRALAERTGIPVVSTLNALGSVRTDATGYLGMLGMHGTRAANEAVQESDLLIVLGARFDDRATGKLNEFAPHAKVIHFDIDPAEIGKLRTTHVAVIGDLKAGIEALNPGPLAIQPWAARCIDSAARHAFRYDAPGQGVYAPALLNELSHAAGDTFIAACDVGQHQMWVAQHCAFARPEAHLTSGGLGAMGYGLPAGLGAKLACPDAHVVTVSGDGSFMMNIQELATLRRYGVALKIVLLDNSSLGLVRQWQELFFEENYSEVDLSDNPDFVAVAQAFGIEAFRISRREEVTAGIARLLAAPGPCLAHVLIDPKENVWPLVPPGKNNAEMMHGDTRFEGDM, from the coding sequence ATGGCCGCCGCCGCGCCCGCCCTGAAAGACGCCACGCAGACCGCACCCCGCAGCGGTGCGCGCCTGCTCGTCTCGACCCTGGAACGGCTGGGGGTCGAGGTGGTGTTCGGCTATCCCGGCGGTGCCATCATGCCGGTCTATGACGCCCTGACCGGATCGGGTCTGAAGCACATCCTGGTTCGCCACGAACAGGGGGCCGCCTTCGCCGCCGACGCCTATGCCCGCGCCACGGGCAAGGTCGGGGTCTGCATGGCGACCTCTGGGCCGGGGGCCACCAATCTGATCACGGGCATTGCCAATGCCATGATGGATTCGGTGCCGATGGTCTGCATCACCGGCAATGTCTCGACCGCCGTCATGGGCACGGACGCCTTCCAGGAGATCGACATCCTGGGCGTCACCCTGCCGATCGTGAAGCATTCGTGGATCGTCCGCGATCCGGCCGACATCCCTGCGGTGATCGAAGAGGCCTTCCACGTCGCCCGCTCCGGCAGGCCCGGCCCGGTCCTGGTCGACCTGCCCAAGGACGTCCAGGTCGGCATGACGGGCGAGGATTACGGCTTCCACATTCCGAACGAGACGCCGGACCTGGACCATGCGGCCATCGCCGCCGCCGAGGCCATGATCCGTCAGGCAACGCGCCCGCTGCTGTATGTCGGCGGTGGGGTCAAGATCGCCGGCGCGACCACCGCCCTGCGTGCCCTGGCCGAACGGACCGGCATCCCGGTCGTCTCGACCCTGAACGCCCTGGGCTCGGTTCGCACCGATGCCACGGGATATCTGGGCATGCTGGGCATGCACGGCACCCGCGCAGCCAATGAGGCGGTGCAGGAAAGCGACCTGCTGATCGTGCTGGGCGCCCGCTTCGACGATCGCGCGACCGGCAAGCTGAACGAGTTCGCCCCCCACGCGAAGGTCATCCATTTCGACATCGACCCGGCCGAAATCGGCAAGCTGCGCACCACACATGTGGCGGTCATCGGTGACCTGAAGGCGGGGATCGAGGCGCTGAACCCTGGCCCGCTGGCGATCCAGCCGTGGGCAGCACGCTGTATCGACAGCGCTGCCCGCCATGCCTTCCGCTATGACGCGCCGGGCCAAGGCGTCTATGCGCCCGCCCTGCTGAACGAACTGTCCCATGCGGCGGGCGACACCTTCATCGCAGCCTGCGACGTCGGCCAGCATCAGATGTGGGTCGCCCAGCACTGTGCCTTTGCCCGGCCCGAGGCCCATCTGACGTCGGGCGGCCTGGGCGCCATGGGCTATGGCCTGCCCGCCGGTCTGGGGGCCAAGCTGGCCTGCCCCGATGCCCATGTCGTGACCGTCTCGGGCGACGGCAGCTTCATGATGAACATCCAGGAGCTGGCCACCCTGCGCCGCTATGGCGTCGCGTTGAAGATCGTCCTCCTGGACAACTCCAGCCTGGGTCTGGTGCGACAGTGGCAGGAGCTCTTCTTCGAAGAGAATTATTCCGAGGTCGACCTTTCGGACAATCCCGACTTCGTCGCCGTGGCCCAGGCTTTCGGCATCGAGGCCTTCCGAATTAGCCGGCGCGAGGAGGTCACCGCCGGGATCGCGCGCCTGCTGGCCGCGCCCGGGCCCTGCCTCGCGCATGTCCTGATCGATCCGAAGGAGAACGTCTGGCCGCTGGTGCCGCCAGGCAAGAACAACGCCGAAATGATGCACGGCGACACACGATTTGAAGGCGACATGTGA
- the ilvC gene encoding ketol-acid reductoisomerase: MEIYTNDDIRPGVIAGQRIAVIGYGSQGRAHAQNLKDSGHDVIVGVRHGGKGWKHATSDGVPTAEPAEAVQGADIIAILTPDMAQAEIYKTVIEPNAKPGAAILFAHGFSILYGRITPREDMDVILVAPKGPGDLVRREYARGRGVPALFAIEKDTTGKARDRAMGYAKGIGGATGGLLETSFKEETETDLFGEQAVLCGGAKELVMGGFTTLVEAGYQPEIAYFECMHELKLIVDLFYEGGVTKMNEFISETAKWGSVVSGPRVINGETRERMKEILSEIQSGQFAREWIAENEAGKPAYDALVKADSEHPIEIVGASLRERMAWLHAPKTAEAA; encoded by the coding sequence ATGGAAATCTACACCAACGACGACATTCGTCCCGGCGTCATCGCCGGCCAGCGCATCGCCGTCATCGGCTATGGCTCCCAGGGCCGCGCCCATGCCCAGAACCTGAAGGACTCGGGCCACGACGTGATCGTGGGCGTTCGCCACGGCGGCAAGGGCTGGAAGCACGCCACCAGCGACGGCGTTCCGACGGCAGAACCGGCCGAGGCTGTCCAGGGGGCCGACATCATCGCCATCCTGACGCCGGACATGGCCCAGGCCGAGATCTACAAGACTGTCATCGAGCCCAATGCCAAGCCAGGCGCGGCCATCCTGTTCGCCCACGGCTTCTCGATCCTGTACGGGCGGATCACGCCGCGCGAGGACATGGACGTGATCCTGGTCGCGCCCAAGGGTCCGGGCGATCTGGTCCGCCGCGAATATGCCCGCGGCCGCGGGGTGCCCGCCCTGTTCGCCATCGAGAAAGACACCACCGGCAAGGCCCGCGACCGGGCCATGGGCTATGCCAAGGGCATCGGCGGCGCGACCGGCGGCCTGCTGGAAACCTCCTTCAAGGAAGAGACCGAGACCGATCTGTTCGGAGAACAGGCGGTCCTGTGCGGCGGGGCCAAGGAGCTGGTGATGGGCGGCTTCACCACCCTGGTCGAGGCCGGCTACCAGCCCGAGATCGCCTACTTCGAATGTATGCACGAGCTGAAGCTGATCGTGGACCTGTTCTACGAAGGCGGCGTCACCAAGATGAACGAGTTCATCTCGGAAACCGCCAAATGGGGCTCGGTCGTCTCGGGCCCGCGCGTCATCAATGGCGAGACGCGCGAGCGGATGAAGGAAATCCTGTCCGAGATCCAGTCGGGCCAGTTCGCCCGCGAATGGATCGCCGAAAACGAGGCCGGCAAGCCCGCCTACGACGCCCTGGTCAAGGCCGACAGCGAGCACCCGATCGAGATCGTGGGCGCGTCCCTGCGCGAGCGCATGGCCTGGCTGCATGCCCCCAAGACGGCCGAAGCCGCCTGA
- the ilvD gene encoding dihydroxy-acid dehydratase, translated as MTTEDDNAPNDPRQRSRVVTGGASRAAARSYLRAAGMDDADFEKPMIAVVNTWSSVTPCNMHLDRLAKDVRAGIIAAGGFPIDFNTIVVTDGISMGTPGMKASLISREVVADSIELAVQGHQLDGVICIVGCDKTIPAAAMALARMDIPGLVYYGGTIMPGRIGTTEISIQEVFEAIGAHGAGTIDDAQLKMVESAACPGAGACGGQFTANTMAMALSVMGLSPMGANDVPAVDPAKGIEGERCGRLIVERVFAGDTARKYITRASLKNAAAAVSASGGSTNAVLHLTAIAIEAGVEFGVEDCNTACEETPVICDLKPGGRFLASHLYAAGGTRLVTQRLAEAGKIVNAPTVSGRSLFAEAAEAEEAPGQQVVTAIQTPISPRGSYAVIYGDVAPDGAVIKLTGHKVDRFEGPACVFDSEEDAFHAVQDGSVGEGDVIVIRYEGPRGGPGMREMLQVTAALKGRGIHDVALITDGRFSGASYGFVAGHVSPEAAAGGPIGLIRDGDRIVIDVTARRIDVNADLAGRRIDHTQPPATPATGVFAKYRASVASAAQGAVTIPNPPPAQVRVEAKTHQEA; from the coding sequence ATGACGACCGAAGACGACAACGCCCCGAACGATCCCCGCCAGCGCAGCCGCGTCGTGACCGGCGGTGCCAGCCGAGCCGCCGCCCGCAGCTATCTGCGTGCCGCAGGCATGGACGATGCCGATTTCGAGAAGCCGATGATCGCCGTGGTCAACACCTGGTCCTCGGTCACGCCCTGCAACATGCATCTCGATCGGCTGGCCAAGGACGTCCGCGCAGGCATCATCGCGGCTGGCGGCTTTCCGATCGACTTCAACACCATCGTGGTCACCGACGGCATTTCGATGGGCACGCCGGGCATGAAGGCCTCGCTGATCAGCCGCGAGGTGGTGGCCGACTCCATCGAACTGGCGGTCCAGGGGCATCAGCTGGACGGCGTCATCTGCATCGTCGGCTGCGACAAGACTATTCCCGCCGCCGCCATGGCCCTGGCCCGCATGGATATCCCAGGTCTGGTCTACTACGGCGGCACCATCATGCCGGGCCGGATCGGCACGACCGAAATCTCCATCCAGGAGGTGTTCGAGGCCATCGGTGCCCATGGTGCCGGAACCATCGACGATGCCCAGCTGAAGATGGTCGAGAGCGCGGCCTGTCCCGGCGCAGGGGCCTGCGGCGGACAGTTCACGGCGAACACCATGGCCATGGCCCTGTCAGTGATGGGTCTGTCGCCCATGGGGGCCAATGACGTGCCTGCCGTCGACCCGGCCAAGGGAATTGAGGGGGAGCGTTGCGGTCGACTGATTGTCGAGCGCGTCTTCGCCGGCGACACGGCGCGTAAATACATCACGCGCGCCAGCCTGAAGAATGCTGCCGCCGCCGTGTCCGCCTCAGGCGGATCGACCAATGCCGTCCTGCACCTGACCGCCATCGCGATTGAGGCGGGCGTCGAGTTCGGCGTCGAAGACTGCAACACCGCCTGCGAAGAAACGCCGGTCATCTGTGACCTGAAGCCGGGCGGCCGGTTCCTGGCGTCTCACCTGTATGCGGCCGGCGGCACGCGCCTGGTGACCCAGCGGCTGGCCGAGGCAGGCAAGATCGTCAACGCCCCGACCGTCAGCGGCCGCAGCCTGTTCGCCGAGGCTGCAGAGGCTGAGGAAGCGCCGGGCCAGCAGGTCGTCACCGCGATCCAGACCCCGATCAGCCCGCGCGGGTCCTATGCCGTCATCTATGGCGACGTCGCCCCCGACGGCGCGGTCATCAAGCTGACGGGCCACAAAGTCGACCGGTTCGAGGGCCCGGCCTGCGTCTTCGACAGCGAGGAAGATGCCTTCCACGCCGTTCAGGACGGCTCGGTCGGCGAGGGCGACGTGATCGTCATCCGCTACGAGGGCCCGCGCGGCGGCCCCGGCATGCGCGAGATGCTGCAGGTCACCGCCGCCCTGAAGGGTCGCGGTATCCATGACGTGGCTCTGATCACCGACGGGCGCTTCTCGGGAGCCAGCTATGGCTTCGTGGCCGGGCACGTCTCGCCCGAGGCGGCGGCGGGCGGCCCTATCGGCCTGATCCGCGACGGCGACCGCATCGTGATCGACGTTACGGCCCGGCGCATCGACGTGAATGCCGACCTGGCTGGGCGCCGGATCGACCACACCCAGCCCCCCGCCACACCGGCCACCGGCGTCTTCGCCAAATACCGCGCCAGCGTGGCCTCGGCTGCCCAGGGCGCCGTCACCATTCCCAACCCGCCCCCGGCTCAAGTCCGGGTCGAAGCCAAAACGCACCAGGAAGCCTGA
- a CDS encoding endonuclease/exonuclease/phosphatase family protein has product MLDRRALFTALAALPLAGCATLSPAQPRRLRVVTFNIWHDRENWPARLPLILEALRQADADVIALQEVLQDGERLPNQAQTIAEALGYGWTFCSTDAADQPRRYGNAVLTRLPILQQQWKALEPLDDYRTALRVRLDVEGRPVDIVATHLHHTPEGTAIRERQVADLLTWLPPDGTPRIVLGDLNAAITNPELAGLRPRGVVSALPAVHPERANETTLNVAMGHRSDQIDHILVDTDRFTLESAQIFANQAVRGIWPSDHFAVAATVTLR; this is encoded by the coding sequence ATGCTGGATCGTCGCGCGCTGTTCACCGCCCTGGCTGCCCTGCCCCTGGCCGGGTGCGCTACCCTTTCGCCTGCGCAGCCGCGACGTCTGAGGGTGGTGACGTTCAATATCTGGCATGACCGCGAGAACTGGCCCGCGCGCCTGCCCCTGATCCTCGAGGCTCTGCGTCAGGCGGACGCCGATGTCATTGCCCTGCAGGAGGTGTTGCAGGACGGCGAACGCCTGCCCAACCAGGCGCAGACGATTGCCGAGGCCCTCGGCTATGGCTGGACGTTCTGTTCAACGGATGCGGCGGACCAACCCCGTCGCTATGGCAACGCCGTCTTGACGCGGCTGCCGATCCTGCAACAGCAGTGGAAGGCCCTGGAGCCCCTGGACGACTATCGCACTGCCCTGCGCGTCAGGCTCGACGTGGAGGGTCGGCCCGTCGATATCGTCGCCACCCATCTGCACCACACCCCCGAGGGTACGGCCATCCGCGAGCGCCAGGTGGCCGACCTGCTGACCTGGCTTCCGCCTGATGGAACGCCTCGGATCGTCCTGGGCGACCTCAACGCGGCAATCACCAATCCGGAGTTGGCGGGGCTGCGGCCACGAGGCGTCGTCTCGGCTTTGCCCGCCGTTCACCCCGAACGGGCGAATGAAACCACGCTCAACGTCGCGATGGGGCACCGTTCGGATCAGATTGACCACATCCTGGTGGACACTGACCGCTTCACCCTGGAATCCGCGCAAATTTTTGCCAATCAAGCGGTGCGCGGAATCTGGCCGTCGGACCACTTCGCTGTCGCAGCCACAGTCACTTTGCGCTGA
- a CDS encoding DUF6249 domain-containing protein — protein sequence MDDLIPLFAIFAVFGTITAIIVGPTYLKSRERREIQQTVRAAIDKGQALPPEVIEAMSKDVTKNLPSRSRDLRKGIIWLAVGIGLAAFGVVSDMGGNGWNGGVDNGLLGIACIPATIGLAFIVLSFFNKNKD from the coding sequence ATGGACGACCTCATTCCGCTGTTCGCCATCTTTGCGGTGTTCGGCACGATCACGGCCATTATCGTTGGGCCGACCTATCTGAAGAGCCGCGAACGACGCGAGATTCAGCAGACGGTGCGTGCCGCGATCGACAAGGGCCAGGCCCTGCCGCCCGAGGTGATCGAGGCCATGAGCAAGGATGTGACCAAGAACCTGCCTTCGCGCAGTCGCGATCTGCGCAAAGGCATCATCTGGCTGGCCGTCGGGATCGGCCTGGCCGCCTTCGGGGTGGTCAGCGACATGGGCGGCAACGGCTGGAACGGCGGCGTGGACAACGGCCTGCTGGGCATTGCCTGCATCCCGGCGACCATCGGCCTGGCTTTCATCGTCC